A single window of Neisseria chenwenguii DNA harbors:
- a CDS encoding DUF4230 domain-containing protein has translation MKTFFRLLFVLLLCAAAAAGGWFYHRQNSVPKEEVLSREGVLMQIKRMNRLESTAFYIDTIIRTEKKGDWRKLWQDSQSGLFVVRGRVLAGLDLDKLTADNVNIVDGKVIISLPKVEILSVDLENIEVYDIRTGAFNLLPPDREVFKTVQQEARKQVLASACKAEILQHANRQAQGQLENLFALTKTNVSVYPDAVPVCK, from the coding sequence ATGAAAACATTTTTCCGTCTGCTTTTTGTTTTACTGCTTTGCGCCGCAGCCGCAGCGGGCGGCTGGTTTTACCATCGGCAAAACAGCGTGCCGAAAGAAGAAGTTTTGTCGCGCGAAGGCGTATTGATGCAGATTAAGCGCATGAACCGGCTGGAAAGCACGGCGTTTTACATCGACACCATTATCCGCACCGAGAAAAAAGGCGACTGGCGCAAACTCTGGCAGGATTCGCAAAGCGGGCTGTTTGTCGTGCGCGGCAGGGTTTTGGCGGGTTTGGATTTGGACAAACTCACCGCCGACAACGTAAACATCGTGGACGGCAAAGTCATCATCAGCCTGCCGAAAGTGGAAATTTTGAGCGTGGATTTGGAAAACATCGAGGTTTACGACATCCGCACCGGCGCCTTCAACCTCCTGCCGCCTGACCGCGAAGTGTTCAAAACCGTGCAGCAGGAAGCGCGCAAACAGGTACTCGCCAGCGCGTGTAAGGCCGAAATCCTGCAACACGCCAACCGTCAGGCGCAGGGGCAGCTTGAAAATCTGTTTGCGCTGACGAAAACGAATGTGTCGGTGTATCCGGATGCGGTGCCGGTTTGCAAGTAA
- the ribBA gene encoding bifunctional 3,4-dihydroxy-2-butanone-4-phosphate synthase/GTP cyclohydrolase II: MDITELRRRNLRLWIDRHYGGRQSRFIAAVAINQGELSALLKNKSFGEKKARKLELAATMPALWLDTDHRAETVEKESQSMTAVSTIPEILADIKAGKMVIITDAEDRENEGDIVMAAQFVTPQAINFMIKHARGLVCLPMNDELVDRLALPQMTQKNGAQYGTNFTVSIEAAHGISTGISAADRALTIQTAVSPGVKPEDIVQPGHIFPLRSQKGGVLVRAGHTEAAVDLAQMSGLIPAGVICEILNDDGTMARMPELLKFAEEHGLKIGTIADLIEYRSRTESLLEEMGDTPVQTPWGDFRQHVYVDKLSGETHLALVKGDISPEKEVLVRVHEPFSAMDFIQTDPNHTWPLPKALQHIQNAGCGVVILLHRTEDGAALLDRTLPKNSFQVKKWDRKTYGTGAQILAGLNVQKMRVMGKPSSMNGLTGFGLEVAGFETLPE; encoded by the coding sequence ATGGACATTACCGAACTGCGCCGCCGCAATTTACGCCTCTGGATAGACCGCCACTACGGCGGCCGCCAGTCGCGCTTTATTGCAGCGGTTGCTATTAATCAGGGCGAATTGTCTGCGCTGTTGAAAAACAAATCCTTCGGCGAGAAAAAAGCCCGCAAACTCGAGCTGGCCGCCACCATGCCCGCGCTGTGGCTGGATACCGACCACCGCGCCGAAACCGTTGAGAAAGAGAGCCAATCCATGACCGCCGTTTCCACCATTCCCGAAATCCTCGCCGACATCAAAGCCGGCAAAATGGTCATTATTACCGACGCCGAAGACCGCGAAAACGAAGGCGATATTGTTATGGCGGCGCAGTTTGTGACCCCGCAGGCGATTAATTTTATGATCAAACACGCCCGCGGCCTCGTCTGCCTGCCGATGAACGACGAATTGGTCGACCGCCTCGCCCTGCCGCAGATGACGCAGAAAAACGGTGCGCAATACGGCACCAACTTCACTGTTTCCATCGAAGCGGCGCACGGCATTTCCACCGGCATTTCCGCCGCCGACCGCGCGCTGACGATTCAGACGGCCGTTTCGCCGGGCGTCAAACCCGAAGATATTGTCCAACCCGGCCATATTTTTCCGCTGCGCTCGCAAAAAGGCGGCGTACTCGTGCGCGCGGGGCACACCGAAGCCGCCGTCGATCTGGCGCAGATGAGCGGTCTGATTCCCGCCGGCGTGATTTGCGAAATCCTCAACGACGACGGTACGATGGCGCGTATGCCCGAGCTGTTGAAGTTTGCCGAAGAACACGGCCTCAAAATCGGCACCATCGCCGACCTTATCGAATACCGCAGCCGCACCGAAAGCCTGCTGGAAGAAATGGGCGACACCCCCGTGCAAACCCCGTGGGGCGATTTCCGCCAACACGTTTATGTGGACAAACTCTCGGGCGAAACCCACCTCGCGCTGGTCAAAGGCGACATTTCGCCCGAAAAAGAAGTGTTGGTGCGCGTACACGAGCCGTTTAGCGCGATGGACTTCATCCAAACCGATCCCAACCACACCTGGCCGCTGCCCAAAGCGCTGCAACACATCCAAAACGCCGGCTGCGGCGTGGTTATTCTGCTGCACCGCACCGAAGACGGCGCCGCCCTGCTCGACCGCACGCTGCCGAAAAACAGTTTCCAAGTGAAAAAATGGGACAGAAAAACCTACGGCACCGGCGCGCAAATCCTCGCGGGTTTGAATGTGCAGAAAATGCGCGTGATGGGCAAACCCTCGTCAATGAACGGCCTGACCGGCTTCGGCCTGGAAGTGGCGGGCTTTGAAACGCTGCCGGAATGA
- a CDS encoding DMT family transporter: MPHSANRHAAPLLVVGCIIFGLGSLIVKSVNVGSYAVAFWRLTVAAVIFWLLSRFFAQKLPKNKKAVQTALLSGAFLGFDLALWHESIHAVGPGISTLLNSLQIFFLTATDIFFFGGRICARQALSLLLATGGVALIGSPEFGHNSRAVWGFVSGIASGAMLALSMVFIRKTHQIEQTALFPLMLLVSTGGALALIPTLFFDAGRILPATPTDIALLLVYGAVMQCFAWGLIAYTIPLLSLAVTGLLLLTEPVAALVIDYFWLDKPINAVQWGGAALTLLAIYLGSVKAKDN, encoded by the coding sequence ATGCCCCACTCCGCCAACCGCCACGCGGCGCCGCTTTTGGTGGTCGGCTGCATCATCTTCGGGTTGGGCAGCCTGATCGTCAAATCCGTCAACGTCGGCTCTTATGCCGTCGCCTTTTGGCGTTTGACCGTCGCCGCCGTGATTTTCTGGCTGCTGTCGCGCTTTTTCGCACAAAAACTGCCCAAAAACAAAAAAGCCGTGCAAACCGCCCTGCTCTCCGGCGCGTTTCTCGGCTTCGACCTCGCCCTGTGGCACGAAAGCATACACGCCGTCGGCCCGGGCATTTCCACCCTGCTCAACAGCCTGCAAATCTTCTTCCTCACCGCCACCGACATTTTCTTTTTCGGCGGACGTATCTGCGCGCGCCAAGCCCTCAGCCTGCTGCTTGCAACCGGCGGCGTCGCCCTCATCGGCAGCCCCGAATTCGGCCACAACAGCCGCGCCGTTTGGGGCTTTGTCAGCGGCATCGCCTCGGGCGCGATGTTGGCACTTTCTATGGTTTTTATCCGCAAAACCCACCAAATCGAACAAACTGCGCTGTTCCCGCTGATGCTGCTCGTCAGCACCGGCGGCGCGCTCGCCCTCATTCCGACCCTGTTTTTCGACGCCGGCCGCATCCTTCCCGCCACTCCGACCGACATTGCGCTTCTATTGGTGTACGGCGCCGTGATGCAGTGCTTCGCGTGGGGGCTGATTGCCTACACCATCCCCCTGCTCTCCCTCGCCGTAACCGGCCTGCTGCTGCTCACCGAACCCGTCGCCGCCCTCGTTATCGACTACTTTTGGCTCGACAAACCCATCAACGCTGTTCAATGGGGCGGCGCTGCGCTGACGCTGCTGGCGATTTATCTGGGTTCGGTTAAAGCGAAAGATAATTAG
- the mfd gene encoding transcription-repair coupling factor → MTYPIPAPAQKSRWLHLSRGSLPLVLAEKLPEKNLKVVFTQDAEQALRLQTAWQFFRPQDTAVFLPDWETLPYERFSPHQDLVSERLSALWLVKSGAADVLFVPVATAMQRLAPVSFLAGRTFWLKTGQTLDVDALRKSMVDAGYSAVSNVVAAGEFAVRGGIVDLFPMGADTPYRIDLFDDEIDSIKTFDPDTQRTLAPVSEIRLLPAHEFPTDGEAQKIFRARFRDEIDANPNQAAVYKAVSSARFGAGVEYYLPLFFEDECATLFDYIGGDALAVCMGDVHAAAARFAADVKSRFTMAQGDETYPPLHPQHLYLSADQFAGRLKNYPQILPDLDATHDLPDVAVNRQSETPLAALQNFQTAFGGRVLLCAESAGRRETMLGFFVQHGLKPKSVDGWQAFLDSDAPLAITVTPLAYGFQTGTAGRAFIPDTDGASPPTSGINARPTPPLAVITESDLYQYIAKSRTTRRRKHAQVSDGLLRDLAEISIGDPVVHEEHGIGRYMGLVNMDLGGEAAEMMLLEYAGEAQLYVPVSQLHLISRYSGAARENVQLHKLGAAAWNKAKRKAAEKARDTAAELLNLYAQRAAQQGFKFEFSESDYQAFADGFGYEETEDQAAAIASVIKDLTQGKPMDRLVCGDVGFGKTEVALRAAFVAVMGGRQVAVLAPTTLLVEQHAQNFADRFADFPVKVAQLSRFNSSKETRAALEGMENGTVDIVIGTHKLVQDDIKFKNLGLVIIDEEHRFGVRQKEQLKRLRANVDILTLTATPIPRTLSMALEGLRDFSLITTAPSRRLAVKTFVKPFSEAHIREAVLRELKRGGQVFFLHNEVDTVENMRKRLETLLPEARIGIAHGQLRERELEQVMRDFLQQKFNVLLCSTIIETGIDIPNANTIIINRADKFGLAQLHQLRGRVGRSHHQAYAYLLTPEFITKDAEKRLDAIAAADDLGAGFTLAMQDLEIRGAGEILGEGQSGEMMQVGFTLYTEMLKQAVRDLKKGRVPDLDAPLGVTTEIKLHSPALLPESYCPDIHERLVLYKRLAAADTEAQINAVHEELVDRFGLPEQPVKTLIESHRLRLSAKALGISGIDASSEAATFTFGKHTSVEPADIILLMQSNKNYRFSGADKLRVEAVMEDVETRINTVKAILKKLGK, encoded by the coding sequence ATGACCTACCCCATCCCCGCCCCCGCCCAAAAATCCCGTTGGCTGCACCTTTCGCGTGGTTCGCTGCCGCTGGTGCTTGCCGAAAAGCTGCCTGAAAAAAACCTCAAAGTCGTGTTCACCCAAGATGCAGAACAAGCGTTGCGGCTTCAGACGGCCTGGCAGTTTTTCCGCCCGCAAGATACCGCCGTGTTCCTGCCCGATTGGGAAACGCTGCCGTATGAGCGTTTTTCGCCGCATCAGGACTTGGTTTCCGAGCGGCTTTCGGCCTTGTGGCTGGTGAAAAGCGGCGCGGCGGACGTGCTGTTTGTGCCTGTGGCGACGGCGATGCAGCGGCTTGCGCCGGTGTCGTTTCTGGCGGGACGCACGTTTTGGCTGAAAACGGGGCAGACGCTGGATGTGGATGCGCTGCGCAAAAGCATGGTGGACGCAGGTTACAGCGCGGTGTCGAATGTGGTCGCGGCGGGCGAGTTTGCCGTGCGCGGCGGGATTGTGGATCTGTTTCCGATGGGGGCGGATACGCCGTATCGTATTGATTTGTTTGACGATGAAATCGACAGCATCAAAACTTTCGACCCCGACACGCAGCGCACGCTCGCGCCGGTTTCCGAAATCCGCCTGCTGCCGGCGCACGAGTTTCCGACCGACGGCGAGGCGCAGAAGATTTTCCGCGCGCGTTTCCGCGACGAAATCGACGCCAATCCCAATCAGGCCGCGGTTTACAAGGCCGTGAGCAGCGCGCGGTTCGGCGCGGGGGTGGAATATTATCTGCCGCTGTTTTTTGAAGACGAATGCGCGACGCTGTTCGACTACATCGGCGGCGACGCGCTGGCGGTGTGCATGGGCGACGTACACGCGGCGGCGGCGCGCTTTGCGGCGGACGTGAAGTCGCGCTTTACAATGGCGCAGGGCGACGAAACCTACCCGCCGTTGCATCCACAGCATTTGTACCTCTCTGCCGATCAGTTTGCAGGCCGTCTGAAAAACTATCCGCAAATCCTGCCGGACTTGGACGCAACCCACGATCTGCCCGATGTGGCGGTGAACCGCCAGTCTGAAACGCCGCTGGCCGCGCTGCAAAATTTTCAGACGGCCTTCGGCGGACGGGTCCTGCTCTGCGCCGAAAGCGCGGGGCGGCGCGAAACCATGCTCGGCTTTTTCGTCCAACACGGCCTGAAACCCAAAAGCGTGGACGGCTGGCAGGCGTTTTTGGACAGCGATGCGCCGCTGGCAATTACCGTAACACCGTTGGCTTATGGTTTTCAGACAGGCACAGCAGGCCGGGCATTCATACCCGACACCGACGGTGCATCCCCCCCCACGTCGGGCATCAATGCCCGACCTACACCGCCCCTCGCCGTCATTACCGAATCCGACCTCTACCAATACATCGCCAAGTCGCGCACCACGCGGCGCAGGAAGCACGCGCAGGTTTCAGACGGCCTGTTGCGCGATTTGGCGGAAATCAGTATCGGCGATCCGGTTGTGCACGAGGAACACGGCATCGGCCGCTACATGGGCTTGGTGAACATGGATTTGGGCGGCGAGGCGGCAGAGATGATGCTGCTCGAATACGCGGGCGAGGCGCAGCTTTATGTGCCTGTTTCGCAACTGCATTTAATCAGCCGCTACTCGGGCGCGGCACGGGAAAATGTACAGCTGCACAAACTCGGCGCGGCAGCGTGGAACAAAGCCAAGCGCAAGGCGGCGGAAAAGGCGCGCGACACGGCTGCCGAGCTGCTCAATCTCTATGCCCAACGCGCGGCGCAGCAGGGCTTCAAATTCGAGTTTTCCGAAAGCGATTATCAGGCGTTTGCCGACGGTTTCGGCTACGAGGAAACGGAAGACCAGGCGGCGGCGATTGCGTCTGTAATCAAAGACTTAACGCAGGGCAAGCCGATGGACAGACTGGTGTGCGGCGATGTAGGCTTCGGCAAAACCGAAGTGGCGCTGCGGGCGGCGTTTGTGGCCGTGATGGGTGGGCGGCAGGTGGCGGTGCTGGCGCCGACCACGCTCTTGGTGGAGCAGCACGCGCAAAATTTTGCCGACCGTTTCGCCGATTTCCCCGTCAAAGTCGCCCAGCTTTCGCGTTTCAACAGCAGCAAGGAAACCCGTGCCGCGCTGGAAGGCATGGAAAACGGCACGGTGGATATTGTTATCGGCACGCATAAATTGGTGCAGGACGATATAAAATTCAAAAACTTAGGCTTGGTAATCATCGACGAGGAACACCGTTTCGGCGTGCGCCAGAAAGAGCAGCTCAAACGCCTGCGCGCCAACGTCGATATTCTCACGCTCACCGCCACGCCGATTCCGCGCACGCTCAGCATGGCGCTGGAAGGGCTGCGCGATTTCTCTCTGATTACCACCGCGCCGAGCCGCCGTTTGGCCGTGAAAACTTTTGTAAAGCCGTTCAGCGAAGCGCACATCCGCGAGGCTGTTTTGCGCGAACTGAAACGCGGCGGTCAGGTTTTTTTCCTGCATAATGAAGTGGATACCGTCGAAAATATGCGCAAACGCCTCGAAACCCTGCTGCCCGAAGCGCGCATCGGCATCGCCCACGGCCAGTTGCGCGAGCGCGAACTCGAGCAGGTGATGCGCGACTTTTTGCAGCAGAAATTCAATGTGTTGCTCTGTTCCACCATCATCGAAACCGGCATCGACATCCCCAATGCCAACACCATTATCATCAACCGCGCCGACAAATTCGGCCTCGCCCAACTGCATCAGCTGCGCGGACGCGTCGGCCGCAGCCACCACCAGGCCTACGCCTACCTGCTCACGCCCGAATTCATCACCAAAGACGCCGAAAAACGCCTCGACGCCATCGCCGCCGCCGACGATTTGGGCGCAGGCTTCACGCTCGCCATGCAGGATTTGGAAATCCGCGGTGCCGGCGAAATCCTCGGCGAAGGCCAAAGCGGCGAAATGATGCAGGTCGGCTTCACGCTCTACACCGAAATGCTCAAACAGGCCGTGCGCGATCTCAAAAAAGGCCGCGTGCCCGACCTCGACGCGCCGCTGGGCGTGACTACCGAAATCAAGCTGCACAGCCCCGCCCTGCTGCCCGAAAGCTACTGCCCAGACATCCACGAGCGCCTCGTACTCTACAAACGCCTCGCCGCCGCCGACACCGAAGCGCAAATCAACGCCGTACACGAAGAACTCGTCGACCGCTTCGGCCTGCCCGAACAGCCCGTCAAAACCCTCATCGAAAGCCACCGTCTCCGCCTCTCCGCCAAAGCGCTGGGCATTTCCGGCATCGATGCCTCAAGCGAAGCCGCCACGTTTACCTTCGGCAAACATACCAGCGTCGAACCCGCCGACATCATTTTGCTGATGCAGAGCAACAAAAACTACCGCTTCTCCGGCGCCGACAAACTGCGCGTGGAAGCGGTGATGGAAGATGTGGAAACGCGGATAAATACGGTGAAGGCAATATTGAAGAAGTTGGGAAAATGA
- the pilC gene encoding PilC family type IV pilus tip adhesin — MYDTVWDRDNGLRFFSQTFATKDFKTEGNDATGKSWNGAPGDPVGSDGKSRYWKQTVDTFTIGFGDSISSSGETYLKNGASKPGYYLAAQAPDELVSAFAKIFDTVESESKNNTPVSPGPAAPALSSTDTPNGAAVVRLDPVSWSSRILFYDINSNGMVKSTFKEPSFTNRKTLININGKAEFTNDASGTNAVFGISGGQPADIYEWKNVLLPWTARIGDDKQLNTLAKDKRYSQQYRDRTIDPRTNAQADEDKRSLGDIIGAPITAFGKRVHGRQDFLITAANDGMVHLFRSSAAKEEHPYDLKLSYIPADMERDVGTGGDTVGKTLKELADPEYGKTKPHRYMVNGGFVVRQTAEIEGSKDLQQTFMFGGMGQGGRGAYALNVGGKNRATGNSTGLDAAESTWNTSVPLFETAKGEGNKLGYTVGSPQIGRVSVKRLSDGSKPASLTEGVRYAGFLSSGFRNSKNYADTETALYVYDMLGQEAATGKSVSGSSAGQLIKKITVSDGIGGLAEPTLLDTDFDGVVDLAYAGDYGGNMYRFDLRGESPDKWTVSRIYKGLSTQPITSAPAVSRSATNQYVVIFGTGSELYDDDLVVGQQSVYGIFDDVAVKDVKEDASKTLLEQTFETKNYDGKTYRFLSNKAIDKTQHKGWKINLANDGERVTVKPTMVLRTALLTTHTYKREVTSNVGSADVCIPETTETKSSVTSWLMNINAETGGAIKSNLDGRVDFMQKNSSLPADIYASALKLNGLINFTFIDPGRKKVDADGNPVIDDNPVTADGDSGGSGTDGALTQSPKIPKNTCFSGGKNISRKIYTNDAQDFDIGGKNCSSVRRISWREIF; from the coding sequence TTGTATGATACGGTTTGGGATAGGGATAACGGCCTGCGTTTCTTCAGCCAGACTTTTGCAACCAAAGATTTTAAAACCGAAGGCAATGATGCAACGGGAAAAAGCTGGAACGGCGCGCCGGGCGATCCTGTAGGCAGCGACGGTAAAAGCCGTTATTGGAAACAGACTGTAGATACCTTTACCATCGGTTTTGGAGACAGCATTTCCTCTTCAGGTGAGACTTATCTGAAGAATGGTGCGAGCAAGCCGGGATACTATCTGGCTGCCCAAGCTCCGGACGAGCTGGTCAGTGCGTTTGCCAAAATCTTTGATACGGTTGAATCGGAAAGTAAAAACAATACGCCCGTCAGCCCGGGGCCGGCCGCTCCTGCACTCTCTTCAACGGATACACCCAACGGTGCGGCTGTTGTCCGTCTCGATCCGGTTTCATGGAGCAGCCGTATCCTGTTTTATGATATTAACAGTAACGGCATGGTAAAAAGCACTTTTAAAGAACCCTCGTTTACAAATAGAAAAACGCTAATCAACATCAATGGAAAAGCCGAGTTTACCAATGATGCTTCAGGAACTAATGCTGTATTCGGTATCAGCGGCGGCCAACCTGCAGACATATATGAATGGAAAAATGTCTTATTGCCGTGGACGGCACGCATCGGTGATGACAAACAGCTGAATACATTGGCAAAAGATAAACGTTACAGCCAACAATACCGCGACCGTACCATTGATCCGCGCACGAATGCGCAGGCTGACGAAGACAAACGCAGCCTCGGCGATATTATCGGTGCCCCGATTACCGCGTTCGGCAAGCGTGTTCACGGCCGGCAGGATTTTCTGATTACCGCTGCCAATGACGGCATGGTGCATTTATTCCGCAGTTCTGCTGCAAAAGAAGAGCATCCCTATGATTTGAAGCTGAGCTATATCCCCGCCGATATGGAACGTGATGTGGGAACGGGGGGCGATACGGTCGGTAAAACTCTGAAGGAGCTGGCCGATCCCGAATACGGCAAAACCAAACCGCACCGCTATATGGTCAACGGCGGCTTTGTCGTGCGCCAAACAGCGGAAATCGAGGGCAGTAAGGATTTGCAGCAGACCTTTATGTTCGGCGGTATGGGACAGGGCGGACGCGGCGCGTATGCGCTCAACGTCGGCGGTAAAAACCGCGCCACCGGCAATTCTACCGGCTTGGATGCTGCCGAGAGTACATGGAATACCAGCGTGCCGCTGTTTGAAACGGCAAAAGGAGAGGGCAATAAATTGGGCTATACCGTCGGATCGCCGCAAATCGGCCGCGTTTCCGTCAAGCGCCTTTCAGACGGCAGCAAACCTGCCAGCCTGACCGAGGGTGTGCGCTATGCGGGCTTTCTTTCCAGCGGTTTCCGAAACAGTAAAAATTATGCGGATACCGAAACCGCGCTGTATGTTTACGATATGCTGGGCCAGGAAGCAGCGACGGGCAAGAGTGTGTCAGGATCTTCTGCGGGGCAGTTGATTAAGAAAATTACCGTTTCAGACGGCATCGGCGGTTTGGCCGAACCGACGCTGCTCGATACCGATTTCGACGGCGTGGTTGATTTGGCCTATGCCGGCGACTACGGCGGCAATATGTACCGCTTCGATCTGCGTGGAGAATCGCCGGATAAATGGACAGTCAGCAGGATTTACAAGGGTTTGTCCACTCAGCCGATTACTTCCGCCCCTGCCGTTTCCCGTTCGGCGACAAACCAATACGTTGTGATTTTCGGTACGGGTAGCGAGCTGTATGACGATGATTTGGTTGTCGGCCAACAGTCGGTTTACGGTATTTTTGACGATGTCGCGGTAAAAGATGTCAAAGAGGATGCTTCTAAAACGCTGTTGGAACAGACATTCGAAACAAAAAACTATGATGGCAAAACTTACCGTTTTCTGAGCAATAAAGCGATAGACAAAACGCAGCACAAAGGCTGGAAAATCAATCTGGCAAACGACGGTGAACGTGTAACGGTTAAACCGACCATGGTTCTGCGCACGGCACTTTTGACCACCCATACTTACAAGCGCGAAGTGACCAGTAATGTAGGTTCGGCCGATGTGTGTATTCCTGAGACAACAGAGACCAAATCGTCTGTTACAAGCTGGCTGATGAATATCAATGCGGAGACGGGCGGGGCAATTAAAAGCAATCTGGACGGACGGGTTGATTTCATGCAGAAAAACAGCAGTCTGCCTGCCGACATATATGCCTCTGCCCTGAAGCTGAACGGATTGATTAATTTTACTTTCATTGATCCGGGCCGGAAAAAAGTGGATGCAGACGGCAATCCGGTTATCGACGACAATCCCGTTACTGCCGACGGCGACAGCGGCGGCAGCGGCACGGACGGCGCGTTGACCCAATCGCCGAAAATTCCGAAAAACACCTGCTTCTCCGGCGGTAAAAACATTTCGAGAAAAATTTATACCAATGATGCCCAAGATTTCGACATCGGCGGTAAAAACTGCAGCAGCGTCCGCCGCATCAGTTGGCGCGAAATTTTTTAA
- the lpdA gene encoding dihydrolipoyl dehydrogenase has translation MSLIELKVPDIGGHENVDIIAVEIKAGDTVAVDDTLITLETDKATMDVPAEAAGVIKEVKVKVGDKISEGGVIAVIEAAGAAEAPKAEAAPAAAPAQEAPKAAAPAPQAGSFSGKADAEYDVVVLGGGPGGYSAAFAAADQGLKVAIVEQYKTLGGVCLNVGCIPSKALLHNANVMDEVKHLAANGISYPEPKVDIDMLRTYKGNVVGRLTGGLAGMAKSRKVDVIQGNGQFVDPHHMEVSLTSGDEYEYAQPTGEKKTVAFKNCIIAAGSRVMNLPFIPQDPRIIDSSGALALKEVPGNMLIIGGGIIGLEMGTVYSTLGTRLDVVEMMDGLMQGADRDLVKVWQKLNAHRFDNIMVNTKTVAVEPKEDGVYVTFEGENAPKEPLRYDCVLVAAGRAPNGKLISAEKAGVIVTDRGFIEVDKQQRTNVPHIYAIGDIVGQPMLAHKAVHEGHVAAENCAGHKAFFDARVIPGVAFTSPEVAWVGVTEASAKAQGIKITKANFPWAASGRAIANGCDEGFTKLIFDAETGRIIGGGIVGPNGGDMIGEICLAIEMGCDAEDIGKTIHPHPTLGESIGLAAEVALGVCTDLPPQKKK, from the coding sequence ATGAGCTTAATCGAATTGAAAGTGCCCGACATCGGCGGGCATGAAAATGTTGACATTATCGCGGTAGAAATCAAAGCCGGCGACACCGTTGCCGTTGACGATACCCTGATTACGCTGGAAACCGACAAAGCTACGATGGACGTACCTGCCGAAGCGGCCGGTGTGATTAAAGAAGTTAAAGTCAAAGTCGGCGACAAAATTTCCGAAGGCGGTGTCATTGCCGTTATCGAAGCTGCCGGCGCGGCCGAAGCGCCGAAAGCGGAAGCCGCACCTGCCGCCGCTCCTGCCCAGGAAGCCCCGAAAGCCGCTGCGCCCGCACCGCAGGCCGGCAGTTTTTCCGGCAAGGCCGATGCAGAATACGACGTTGTGGTATTGGGCGGCGGCCCGGGCGGTTATTCCGCCGCATTTGCCGCAGCCGACCAAGGCTTGAAAGTCGCCATCGTCGAGCAGTACAAAACATTGGGCGGCGTTTGTCTGAACGTCGGCTGCATTCCCTCTAAAGCCTTGTTGCACAACGCCAATGTGATGGACGAAGTAAAACACCTGGCTGCAAACGGCATCAGCTATCCCGAGCCTAAAGTCGATATCGACATGCTGCGCACCTACAAAGGTAACGTCGTCGGCCGTCTGACCGGCGGCTTGGCCGGCATGGCGAAATCGCGCAAAGTCGATGTGATTCAGGGTAACGGCCAGTTTGTCGATCCGCACCATATGGAAGTTTCCCTGACCAGCGGCGACGAATACGAATACGCGCAGCCGACCGGCGAGAAAAAAACCGTTGCCTTCAAAAACTGTATCATCGCCGCGGGCAGCCGCGTGATGAACCTGCCGTTTATCCCGCAAGATCCGCGCATCATCGATTCCAGCGGCGCATTGGCGTTGAAAGAAGTGCCGGGCAATATGCTGATTATCGGCGGCGGTATTATCGGTTTGGAAATGGGTACCGTGTACAGCACATTGGGCACACGCTTGGACGTCGTTGAAATGATGGACGGCCTGATGCAGGGCGCCGACCGCGATTTGGTCAAAGTTTGGCAGAAGCTCAATGCCCACCGCTTCGACAACATCATGGTCAACACCAAAACCGTTGCCGTAGAGCCGAAAGAAGACGGCGTTTACGTCACTTTTGAAGGCGAAAACGCGCCGAAAGAGCCGCTGCGCTACGACTGCGTTTTGGTTGCCGCCGGCCGTGCGCCGAACGGCAAACTGATCAGTGCCGAAAAAGCGGGTGTGATTGTTACCGACCGCGGCTTTATCGAAGTTGATAAACAGCAGCGCACCAACGTTCCGCACATCTACGCCATCGGCGACATCGTCGGCCAGCCCATGCTGGCGCACAAAGCCGTACATGAAGGGCACGTCGCCGCCGAAAACTGCGCCGGCCACAAAGCCTTCTTCGATGCGCGCGTGATTCCGGGCGTTGCCTTTACCTCGCCCGAAGTGGCTTGGGTCGGCGTAACCGAAGCCTCAGCCAAAGCGCAAGGTATCAAAATTACCAAAGCCAACTTCCCGTGGGCCGCTTCAGGCCGCGCGATTGCCAACGGCTGCGACGAAGGCTTTACCAAACTGATTTTTGACGCCGAAACCGGCCGCATTATCGGCGGCGGCATTGTCGGCCCGAACGGCGGCGACATGATCGGCGAAATCTGTTTGGCCATCGAGATGGGTTGCGATGCGGAAGACATCGGCAAAACCATCCACCCGCACCCGACCCTCGGCGAATCCATCGGTTTGGCTGCGGAAGTAGCGCTGGGCGTATGTACCGACCTGCCGCCGCAAAAGAAAAAATAA